Proteins from a single region of Tamandua tetradactyla isolate mTamTet1 chromosome 12, mTamTet1.pri, whole genome shotgun sequence:
- the LOC143651832 gene encoding bridge-like lipid transfer protein family member 1 isoform X2: MALRVKVKTESQDPTSSWRSLIPVIKVNVSTGHLAFGNHYQPQTLCINFDDAFLTYTTKPPSSHLDQFMHIVKESLRMSELCLFLVQDMLVFKMMSHQD; encoded by the exons ATGGCTCTCAG agtTAAAGTAAAAACAGAATCTCAAGAccccacatcttcatggagatcaCTTATTCCAGTCATAAAAGTCAATGTGAGCACA ggaCATTTGGCCTTTGGGAATCATTACCAACCTCAAACTTTATGCATCAACTTTGATGATGCTTTCTTAACTTATACTACAAAACCACCTTCGAGTCATCTTGATCAGTTCATGCATATTGTGAAGGAAAGCTTGAGAATGTCCGAGTTATGCTTGTTCCTAGTCCAAGATATGTTGGTCTTCAAAATGATGA GCCACCAAGATTAA
- the LOC143651832 gene encoding bridge-like lipid transfer protein family member 1 isoform X1, whose product MIECVPRDILVLSVFLWMTFVLFTGAVSDQKCLERVKVKTESQDPTSSWRSLIPVIKVNVSTGHLAFGNHYQPQTLCINFDDAFLTYTTKPPSSHLDQFMHIVKESLRMSELCLFLVQDMLVFKMMSHQD is encoded by the exons ATGATAGAGTGCGTTCCCAGAGACATTTTAGTACTGTCAGTGTTCCTATGGATGacctttgttttgtttactgGAGCAGTCAGTGATCAGAAGTGTTTGGAAAG agtTAAAGTAAAAACAGAATCTCAAGAccccacatcttcatggagatcaCTTATTCCAGTCATAAAAGTCAATGTGAGCACA ggaCATTTGGCCTTTGGGAATCATTACCAACCTCAAACTTTATGCATCAACTTTGATGATGCTTTCTTAACTTATACTACAAAACCACCTTCGAGTCATCTTGATCAGTTCATGCATATTGTGAAGGAAAGCTTGAGAATGTCCGAGTTATGCTTGTTCCTAGTCCAAGATATGTTGGTCTTCAAAATGATGA GCCACCAAGATTAA